A genomic segment from Paramixta manurensis encodes:
- the gabT gene encoding 4-aminobutyrate--2-oxoglutarate transaminase has protein sequence MTETNQQWQARREAAITRGVGNALPVYVEKARNAELWDVEGRRYIDFAAGIAVLNTGHNHPRVIQAVQAQLEKFTHPCFQVTPYGCYVELAEKLNHLVPIQQPTQTLLMSTGAEAVENAIKVARIATGRSAVIAFRGGFHGRTLLGMALTGKVQPYKKGYGPFPGGIFHAPYPAGYLGISDTQAIAALRGIFAADVAPDEVAAIIIEPVQGEGGFYVASASFLTQLRALCDEHGIVLIVDEIQSGFCRTGKTFAIEHSGVEPDMVTMAKSLAGGFPLSALVGKTSLMEKAQPGGLGGTYAGSPIAIAAALAVVDLIEGEQLNQKAQAQGEWVLHHLKLLAHEFDCIGEIRGLGAMIAMELVQQGDSQRPDKELTQALVQEAGRQGLILLACGVRGNVIRFLIPLTADKEVVSEGLNILSSSLRVVQNMRPAK, from the coding sequence ATGACTGAAACCAATCAACAGTGGCAGGCTCGTCGCGAGGCGGCAATTACGCGCGGCGTCGGCAATGCATTGCCGGTCTATGTAGAAAAAGCGCGCAACGCCGAGCTGTGGGATGTCGAAGGACGGCGCTATATTGATTTCGCCGCCGGGATTGCGGTGCTAAACACCGGGCATAATCATCCCAGAGTGATCCAGGCGGTACAGGCTCAACTAGAAAAATTTACCCATCCCTGTTTCCAGGTGACGCCGTATGGCTGTTACGTCGAACTGGCAGAAAAACTCAATCACTTGGTACCCATTCAACAACCGACGCAAACGCTGCTAATGTCGACCGGCGCCGAAGCGGTCGAGAATGCGATTAAAGTGGCGCGCATCGCCACCGGGCGTTCGGCGGTGATTGCTTTTCGCGGCGGTTTTCACGGGCGCACGTTATTGGGGATGGCATTAACCGGCAAAGTTCAGCCGTATAAAAAAGGCTACGGCCCCTTTCCCGGCGGTATTTTCCACGCGCCTTATCCCGCCGGCTATTTAGGCATTAGTGACACGCAGGCGATTGCCGCATTACGCGGTATTTTTGCCGCTGATGTTGCGCCGGATGAGGTCGCGGCGATCATCATCGAACCGGTACAGGGAGAAGGCGGGTTCTACGTCGCTTCGGCCTCCTTTCTTACCCAACTGCGTGCGCTATGCGATGAGCATGGCATCGTGCTGATTGTCGATGAAATTCAGAGTGGGTTTTGTCGAACCGGTAAAACCTTCGCGATTGAACACAGCGGCGTTGAGCCGGATATGGTGACAATGGCGAAGAGCCTGGCGGGCGGTTTTCCGCTTTCCGCGCTGGTGGGGAAAACCTCGCTGATGGAAAAAGCGCAGCCGGGCGGGCTTGGCGGCACTTACGCCGGGTCACCAATCGCGATTGCCGCCGCGCTGGCGGTGGTGGATTTGATTGAAGGCGAGCAACTGAATCAAAAAGCGCAGGCGCAAGGCGAATGGGTGCTGCATCACCTCAAGCTGCTGGCGCATGAGTTTGACTGTATTGGCGAGATTCGTGGGCTGGGCGCCATGATTGCCATGGAGTTGGTGCAACAGGGAGACAGTCAACGGCCCGATAAAGAACTTACCCAGGCGTTGGTACAGGAAGCCGGGCGCCAGGGGCTGATCTTGCTCGCTTGCGGCGTACGGGGAAACGTTATTCGATTCCTGATTCCTTTGACCGCAGATAAAGAAGTTGTTTCTGAAGGCCTCAACATCTTGTCATCCTCCCTTCGAGTAGTGCAGAATATGCGCCCTGCAAAATAG
- a CDS encoding glutamine synthetase family protein — MMTNLVEVEDFTRHSEEKRTSAFRNEVEAYLERYPETQHVDILLTDLNGVFRGKRIPFASLAKLEKGCYFPASVFAMDILGNTVEEAGLGQALGEPDNICVPVEGSLAPSAADPQHLAQVLLTMRNQDGTPFDVEPRNVLNQLWQQLRNRGLFPVVAVELEFYLVDKQRDAEGYIQPPCAPGSEERNRQSQVYSVDNLDHFAEVLSDIDSLAKQQGIPADGALAEASPGQFEINLHHTRNVLNACDHAIQLKRLIRQVAESHGMNATFMAKPYEEYAGSGMHVHISMLDAADHNAFASDDGSDSPLLKRALAGMIDLMPASMALLAPNVNAYRRFLPDAFVPLQASWGHNNRTVALRIPCGDVDNHRVEYRVAGADANPYLVMSAILAGILHGIDNALPLPPPVTGNGHEAEGNPLPIRQSDALCEFEQSYPLQKLLGERFGFVWHSCKHHELMHFERLITATEIDWMLKNA; from the coding sequence ATAATGACCAATCTCGTGGAAGTAGAAGACTTCACCAGGCACAGTGAAGAGAAGCGAACCAGCGCGTTCCGGAATGAGGTGGAAGCCTATCTGGAACGCTATCCTGAAACGCAGCATGTTGATATCCTTCTGACAGATTTAAACGGTGTCTTTCGCGGTAAACGCATTCCTTTCGCCAGTCTGGCAAAACTCGAAAAAGGCTGTTATTTCCCGGCATCGGTCTTCGCCATGGACATCCTTGGCAATACGGTTGAAGAGGCTGGTCTAGGGCAAGCGCTCGGCGAGCCGGACAATATTTGCGTGCCGGTCGAAGGCTCGCTGGCTCCCTCCGCTGCCGATCCGCAACACCTGGCGCAGGTTCTGTTAACCATGCGCAATCAAGATGGCACTCCCTTTGACGTTGAACCCCGAAATGTCCTCAACCAATTGTGGCAACAACTGCGCAATCGAGGGCTCTTTCCGGTGGTAGCGGTAGAGCTGGAGTTCTATCTGGTCGATAAACAGCGCGATGCGGAAGGCTATATTCAGCCGCCATGCGCGCCGGGCAGCGAAGAGCGTAATCGACAAAGTCAGGTTTACTCGGTAGATAATCTTGATCATTTCGCCGAGGTGTTAAGTGATATTGATTCCCTGGCGAAGCAGCAAGGCATTCCCGCCGATGGCGCACTGGCTGAAGCCTCTCCGGGGCAATTCGAAATTAATTTGCACCATACGCGTAACGTACTGAATGCCTGCGATCACGCTATTCAGCTAAAACGTTTGATCCGCCAGGTTGCGGAAAGTCACGGAATGAACGCCACTTTCATGGCGAAACCCTATGAAGAGTATGCCGGTAGCGGAATGCATGTGCATATCAGCATGTTGGATGCCGCTGACCATAATGCGTTCGCCAGTGATGATGGTAGTGATTCGCCGCTGCTGAAGCGCGCGTTAGCTGGAATGATCGATCTGATGCCCGCCTCAATGGCGTTACTGGCACCGAACGTTAATGCCTATCGGCGGTTTCTGCCCGATGCGTTCGTACCGTTACAAGCCTCTTGGGGGCACAACAATCGCACTGTCGCGTTACGGATTCCCTGTGGCGATGTTGACAATCACCGTGTGGAGTATCGTGTCGCGGGCGCTGATGCTAACCCCTACTTGGTGATGTCGGCGATTTTGGCCGGTATTCTGCACGGTATTGATAATGCGCTTCCGTTACCGCCGCCGGTAACAGGCAATGGTCATGAAGCCGAAGGTAATCCGTTGCCGATTCGCCAAAGCGATGCGCTGTGTGAGTTTGAACAGAGCTATCCGCTGCAAAAATTGCTGGGTGAGCGGTTTGGTTTTGTGTGGCATAGCTGTAAGCACCATGAACTGATGCATTTTGAACGGTTGATTACCGCCACGGAAATCGACTGGATGCTGAAAAATGCCTGA